In Thermocrinis sp., the following proteins share a genomic window:
- the thiS gene encoding sulfur carrier protein ThiS, whose translation MKLYVNGEETDVPEGITLAQLVELKGIRVREVGFAISVNEEVIPKSRYNEYKLSEGDRVEIVHIVGGG comes from the coding sequence ATGAAACTTTATGTAAACGGTGAAGAAACAGATGTTCCAGAGGGTATTACCCTTGCGCAATTGGTTGAGCTTAAGGGTATAAGGGTCAGAGAAGTAGGTTTTGCTATTTCTGTAAATGAAGAGGTGATCCCAAAGTCAAGGTATAACGAATACAAACTCTCAGAAGGTGATAGGGTGGAGATAGTTCATATAGTAGGTGGTGGCTGA
- a CDS encoding sodium-dependent transporter, which yields MNRETWKTKVGLIFAAAGNAIGLGNLLRFPSKVALYGGGAFMIPYFVALFLLGIPLMLIEWVVGRYAGAKGHGSMTGIIGSFFNHSYGSRVLGSIGVSIPILIVSYYIYIESWTLGFAFMSLFGQMPDPVVSTDPKVAMEPYVSFFREYTKPSVIAIVFLLITLIINWIILKRGVVKGIELTAKYGLPLLVTMGIFLGVVSLSMNGWKGLEGLLFIYKPDFSRLADPQVWLEASGQIFFTLSLGMGAIATYASYVKKNDDVVKAGLYTAGLNEFVEVVIGASIAIPAAFAVFGATSVPELAKEGTFRLGFMTMPAILMSLPIGSLLSTVWFFLLFIAALTSSLALIQPLVALLEDEMRWSHTKAVNVSMIIVSFGAFLSAFVPGFIDDVDFWAGTLMLVFFGLLEIIVFVWIFGVHNFHRELNTNSFIKIPKGLVYFYAVVSPLFLVLLLYFWGVVQLPKVLSQTDPGIVISRAFVIFIILLIAFFSVESRRRYLSGPHM from the coding sequence CTTTATACGGCGGCGGAGCCTTTATGATTCCATACTTTGTGGCCCTCTTTCTCCTTGGAATACCTCTTATGCTCATAGAGTGGGTTGTAGGCAGGTACGCTGGCGCAAAGGGACACGGTTCTATGACTGGCATAATAGGTTCATTCTTTAACCACTCTTACGGTTCAAGAGTCCTAGGGTCCATAGGTGTATCCATACCCATACTAATTGTTAGTTATTACATATACATAGAGTCCTGGACTTTAGGCTTTGCCTTTATGTCCTTGTTTGGTCAAATGCCTGATCCTGTGGTTTCCACAGACCCAAAGGTAGCTATGGAGCCTTATGTGTCCTTCTTTAGAGAATACACCAAACCTTCGGTTATAGCTATAGTCTTTCTGTTGATAACCTTAATAATTAACTGGATAATACTTAAGAGGGGTGTGGTCAAGGGTATAGAGCTAACAGCCAAGTATGGTCTTCCCCTCCTCGTGACTATGGGCATTTTCCTTGGTGTAGTATCCTTAAGCATGAACGGCTGGAAGGGTTTAGAGGGGCTTTTGTTTATATACAAGCCCGATTTTTCAAGATTGGCAGACCCTCAGGTGTGGCTGGAAGCCTCGGGGCAAATATTCTTTACCCTTTCCTTGGGAATGGGTGCGATAGCTACCTATGCTAGCTACGTAAAGAAAAATGACGATGTGGTAAAAGCTGGGCTATATACCGCAGGTCTAAACGAGTTTGTGGAGGTTGTTATAGGTGCAAGCATAGCCATACCTGCAGCCTTTGCAGTTTTTGGAGCTACGAGCGTGCCAGAGCTGGCAAAGGAAGGAACCTTTAGGCTGGGTTTCATGACCATGCCTGCCATACTGATGTCTTTACCAATAGGTAGCTTACTTTCTACCGTGTGGTTCTTTCTTTTATTTATAGCAGCGCTTACCTCATCCCTTGCTTTGATTCAACCCTTGGTAGCTCTTTTGGAAGATGAGATGAGATGGAGCCATACTAAAGCGGTGAATGTGTCGATGATTATAGTAAGCTTTGGTGCCTTTCTCTCCGCTTTTGTGCCTGGCTTTATAGACGACGTGGATTTTTGGGCTGGTACTCTCATGCTTGTATTTTTTGGACTATTGGAAATTATCGTTTTTGTTTGGATTTTCGGAGTTCATAACTTTCACAGAGAACTAAACACAAACAGTTTTATAAAAATACCAAAAGGATTAGTTTATTTCTACGCTGTGGTTTCTCCTTTGTTTCTGGTACTTTTGCTTTACTTCTGGGGTGTAGTCCAACTACCTAAGGTCCTTTCTCAAACTGACCCAGGCATAGTCATATCACGAGCCTTTGTTATATTCATCATATTACTCATAGCCTTCTTCTCTGTGGAAAGCAGAAGGAGATACCTTTCAGGTCCACATATGTAG